Below is a window of Hyphomonas neptunium ATCC 15444 DNA.
GGCGTGGAGGGTCTGATAGACCCCAGGGCCGAGGATCTCGACATTCGTCCTTTCCTCGATCTGATCGCCTCTGACCGGCAGCTGAAAGTGTTTCACGCCGCCCGGCAGGACATCGAGATTTTCAATCGCCTGATCGGCCATCCGCCGGGTCCGATCTTTGATACCCAGGTCGCGGCCATGGCGCTCGGCTTTGGCGATTCGATATCCTACGACAATCTGATCCAGCGCGTTCTGCGCAAGCATATCGACAAATCCAGCCAGTTTACCGACTGGATGCGCCGCCCGCTCAGCCAGAAACAGCTCGTCTATGCCCTCGGCGATGTCACCCATCTGCGCGATGCCTATCTGAAAATGCGCGATGAGCTGGAAAAAGCCGGCCGCATGAACTGGGTGCGCGAGGAGATGGCCGAGCTTGAAGATCCGGCCACTTACGACACCGACCCCATGAATGCCTGGCAGCGCCTGAAGCTGCGCATGCCCAAGAAAGACTATGCCGCCATCGTGGTCGCCGTCGCCGCCTGGCGCGAGCGCACGGCGCAGGAGCTGGACAAGCCGCGCCGGCGCATCCTCAAGGATGATGCCATCCAGGAAATCGCCGCCCAGAAGCCGCGCAGCGAGGAAGACTTCAACCAGCTGCGCGCGGTGCCCAACGGCTTCATCCGCTCCAAGCACGGGCAAGGCCTGGTCGACGCCATCAAGGAAGCGCTGGCCAATCCGGACGCCTTTGCCCCGGAGCTGACGCGTCCCGTGCAGAATGCCCAGATCCCGGCCGGGGCGCCAGAGCTGCTCAAGGTGCTCCTGAAGCACGTCTCGGACGAAAACAATGTCGTCCCGCGCCTGATCGCCAATTCCAGTGACATCGACCGGATTGCGCGCGGGGAGACCAGCGAAGACATCGCGGCGATGACCGGCTGGCGCTACGACATGTTCGGACAGAAAGCGATTGCGCTGCTCTCCGGCAAGCTGGCCGTGTCCTTCAATGGCGGACAGGTGCGCCTGTTCGACGTTTAG
It encodes the following:
- the rnd gene encoding ribonuclease D; amino-acid sequence: MTDNTLTPITEQSALEDLCGALSESDFVCVDTEFHRETTYWPELCLIQASAPGVEGLIDPRAEDLDIRPFLDLIASDRQLKVFHAARQDIEIFNRLIGHPPGPIFDTQVAAMALGFGDSISYDNLIQRVLRKHIDKSSQFTDWMRRPLSQKQLVYALGDVTHLRDAYLKMRDELEKAGRMNWVREEMAELEDPATYDTDPMNAWQRLKLRMPKKDYAAIVVAVAAWRERTAQELDKPRRRILKDDAIQEIAAQKPRSEEDFNQLRAVPNGFIRSKHGQGLVDAIKEALANPDAFAPELTRPVQNAQIPAGAPELLKVLLKHVSDENNVVPRLIANSSDIDRIARGETSEDIAAMTGWRYDMFGQKAIALLSGKLAVSFNGGQVRLFDV